GGAACCTCCCAGACTCCTGGAAATTTCAAAATCAATATACTCCACGGTTATACCTCTTGCCTTTAGCTGCTCTGCAATATATTCGAATTGAGGATCTAATATATACGTAGACTCATTAATTGGAAGTCCATTCACCGCCAAATAGGCGATATCTTTGTAAGGGACAGAGATTTTATCCCAATCCTTTAGAGCTTCCGGTATTCCATTTATAAAGGCCTCTTCACAAATAATCATCAGTCCGTCTCTTACAAGGCTTAATGCACAATCCAAATGCAGTACATCCTGTTTTAACGGAACCTCCACCACTTCATAGCCAAAATGGGATAAAAATGTTTGAAGCCATAGATAACCGTTATGATTAGAGGCCAAGCCTGAATTACCCACGAAAACTGTTTGATCTAAGACCAGAACATCTCCGCCTTCTAAAAAAGGACCCTGCTCAGCATCAATCCCTTCTGAACTATCTGGTCTTGGTACAGAAACATAGAAGGCCCCCGTGCGGTAAGCTTCATTAGCAAGGATATCTCTGATCGGCAAAACTTCATTCCTACGATGGAAAAAGCGTAACGACCCTTCAATAATGGAGGGGCCAACTGTAAAGAAAGGATCACGTACAAAGAAATTACAGGAGCCGAATTCCCTGCCGGCTTCTTTCTCGTAATCAGTCAGCAACCGGGGACGAACGACTTCAACTCCATACTTCTCAAGAACTTCTTTTAAGTTTTCCCGTTCTTTTTCCCATTTTCTTTGACGCTCAGGGAAAACCTCTTTATAATTCCTTCCTGCTGTATCTACGCCTTCAAGCAGGCCTAGGCTTTCCTCTGAAAGAAATGCATCATCTTTAGAATTTCCTGTCCGGGCCGGAAAGATAAATTCGGATTGCGTTAAGACAACTTTTTTTAAAGGTGCAAATTCACTTTTTACTTTTATTCTGTTCGTTTCCATATGAAATCATTTCCATTCCATATAATTTTATTAATTAAGACCATTTCATATCATTCCACTCAGGAACGAATATCATTGACAACTTCCCTGCAACAGGACATTATAAGGCTTATTTTACAGTTCTTTATTTTTTCCGGCTGTATCCGTTTCATCTTTATCATGTCTGATCACCCGGGCAACAAGCTGAGCGGCATAAAGAAAGACGGGGACGACGACAGAGGAAAAAATAGCGGCCATCAGCCAGTTTTTTGCTTCCGGATTATGGGAAAAGGCGGATATTATGGCGATAAGGTACATGGAGAGAATGAGTACTACTCCGGCCATAGCCAGAAAACGTTTCCATTTCACAAGTATTACCTCCCTTTTTAAAATTGATATTTTATAATTATAGCCTATAAATGGAAAAATAGGAAGGAGGGCTTTTCCTTGTTAATAAAAACTTTAAATTTGAAACCTGTACTTTTCTGCGGAAATATAGTAATATTTTATTATAAAAAATGGAAGGCCTGGAAGGAGTGCAAAACTCTTGAGGAAACGATGGATAGCGGCAGCAAGTATCATTCTCATCATGGGAAGCATGATGACTTCCATGGCAGCGGAAGAGAAGATACAGGAAGAGGGCGAAAGCCAGCAGGCGTCAGTATCGGACCGGCAGTGGCAGGAAGACTCAAGCGGCTGGAAATATGTCAATGCCGCGGGAGAATTTAAGAAGAACCGCTGGGAAGAGATAAATGGATATTGGTATTACTTTGACAATGATGGGTATATGGTTTCTGATTGGACAAGGATCGGCGGAATGAACTACTGCTTTTCTGAGACGGGGGAGCTGCAGCTTGGCTGGTGCTACAACGACGACGAAGAGAAGTGGCATTATTATAACGAAGACGGTACTGCCCAAAAAGGCTGGTATCAGGATAAAAACGGAAGCTGGTACTGGTTTTCCACAAAGGGGGAGATGGCTTCTTCCGGCTATAAAAACGTAGCGGGAAAACGATATTATTTCTATGATAACGGACAGA
This genomic stretch from Lacrimispora sphenoides harbors:
- a CDS encoding dimethylarginine dimethylaminohydrolase family protein: METNRIKVKSEFAPLKKVVLTQSEFIFPARTGNSKDDAFLSEESLGLLEGVDTAGRNYKEVFPERQRKWEKERENLKEVLEKYGVEVVRPRLLTDYEKEAGREFGSCNFFVRDPFFTVGPSIIEGSLRFFHRRNEVLPIRDILANEAYRTGAFYVSVPRPDSSEGIDAEQGPFLEGGDVLVLDQTVFVGNSGLASNHNGYLWLQTFLSHFGYEVVEVPLKQDVLHLDCALSLVRDGLMIICEEAFINGIPEALKDWDKISVPYKDIAYLAVNGLPINESTYILDPQFEYIAEQLKARGITVEYIDFEISRSLGGSFRCSTQPLERA